A window of Struthio camelus isolate bStrCam1 chromosome 15, bStrCam1.hap1, whole genome shotgun sequence contains these coding sequences:
- the TNRC6A gene encoding trinucleotide repeat-containing gene 6A protein isoform X3, with protein MPPFVLRSVSFQVMEELSNHAQDDVNEDLRSEEKQVKEESLSFKCQEEAFYPLVQEDFEQELEAKATKEVERKLSRAFLPLLCGTERRDLVQEEEEQLMEERKKRKEDKKKKEAAQKKAIEQKIKVPEQTKTSVSQPQPVTSNGTSTVTSTNNNAKRATANNQQQQTLPRYPPREVPPRFRHQEQKQLLKRGQQLPVIAANLGSTPKVLNGQSGGSTVTNKQPVTNGEVPNSSKKQPGMPPIRDLVSHSPNQSDLNHSGLGSHYENSHWGPVSSNSDSSTNWDKVIVDGSDKEAWPSITGSDPELTSECMDTDSASSSGSERNLVIMASGSTGGENDGIRNGIGHGSQNKFVVGSNSNNVGNGSINGPWGLSHGTLISTCQVSVDAPDSKSESSNNRMNAWGTINSSSNGGLNPSTLNSNGNHGAWPVLENNGHALKGSVGSGNPGTNIQCSTIGQISNNQSINSKVGGSAHGSWGSLQENCDSEVNGTRKVSFSGQPQNLNTEMNGPNNTTNFMTSSLPNSAGSVQINELPNNTGHGAWRVSTMNHSQIQASPVTNGTSISHLSNGEAKSGGSYGTTWGAYGSNYSGDKCSGPNSQANGDTVNATLMQPGISGPGSTNFQINGNKGGGVWEAGTVNSQSMPWGNGNGASAGGSRRGWGNPAQNTGTNISNGEWSKLPSNQHSNESVNGNSRKFTNGWKSTEEDDLNSQSSAASQITEQNSAWAKTGTGDSEGSTESTGCHEDRATTEGQTRERRKVDQHALLQSIVNRTDLDPRVLSNSGWGQTPIKQNTAWDTETSPRGERKADNGTEAWGGSVTQTSSSGGCVDRPSPNNNNDTSSVSGWGDPKSATRWGDSKGSNSQGGWEEDSAATVMVKSNQSWGSGKEEKSSWNDAQKIKQGWVDGQKASQGWAVSASESWGENSRSNHWGEAKKSSSGGSDSDRSVSGWNEPGKSNSVTWGGSNTNPNNSSGWDEPAKSNQNQGWGDPPKSNQPQGWGDSSKPINSPEWNKQDVGSWGAPSATSKPPGSGWLGGPMPTPAKEEEPTGWEEPSPESIRRKMEIDDGTSAWGDPSKYNYKNVNMWNKNVPNSSSSSDQQAQVHQQLLSSSAMSSKESSSGSGWGEPSTPATTVDNGTSAWGKPMDTGTSWGEPISDAAGTSGWGNASLGQQASNKPGPKSMQDSWCGDDMPLTGSRQTSWEEEEDVEIGMWNSSSSQEANPSLNWPPYMKKMPAKGIMKGGNKQDETWINPFIKQFTNLSFSRESPEETIQSNKMDMSGGILQDKRMEMDKHGLNVGDYNRVVGKGPGSRPQISKESSMDRSPYFDKDGIVADESQNMQFMSNQNMKLPPSNSALPNQALGSLAGLGMQNLNSVRQNGNPSMFGVGNIAAQPRSMQQPPAQPLNSSQPNPRAQVPPPLLSPQVPVSLLKYAPNNGGLSPLFGPQQQVAMLNQLSQLNQLSQISQLQRLLAQQQKAQNQRSMPSGGRQQQEQQGRSLSMQQQMMQQSRQLDPNLLMKQQTPPSQQQSLHQPTMKSFLENVIPHATPELQKGPSPINAFSSFPIGMNSNLNVNMDMNSIKEPQSRLRKWTTVDSISVNTSLDQNSSKHGAISSGFRLEESPFVPYDFMNSSNSPASPPGSIGDGWPRAKSPNGSSSVNWPPEFRPGEPWKGYPNIDPETDPYVTPGSVINNLSINTVREVDHLRDRNSGSSSSLNTTLPSTSAWSSIRASNYNVSLSSTAQSTSVARNSDSKSTWSPGSVTNTSLAHELWKVPLPPKSITAPSRPPPGLTGQKPPLSTWDNSLRLGGGWGNSDARYTPGSSWGESSSGRITNWLVLKNLTPQIDGSTLRTLCMQHGPLITFHLNLPHGNALVRYSSKEEVVKAQKSLHMCVLGNTTILAEFASEEEISRFFAQGQSLTPSPGWQSLGSSQNRLGSIDGSHSFSNRNDLNHWNGAGLSGTSSGDLHGTSLWGSPNYSTSLWGTPSSNDTRGISSPSPINAFLSVDHLGGGGESM; from the exons TGCCAGAACAAACAAAGACAAGTGTAAGCCAGCCTCAGCCTGTCACCTCTAACGGCACTTCCACAGTAACCAGCACTAATAATAATGCCAAGCGGGCCACAGCCAACAATCAGCAGCAGCAGACCTTGCCTCGATACCCTCCTCGTGAAGTACCACCACGATTTCGACACCAGGAACAGAAACAGCTTCTGAAACGAGGTCAGCAGTTACCAGTTATAGCTGCAAACCTGGGATCTACTCCTAAAGTATTAAACGGCCAATCGGGAGGCAGTACTGTCACAAATAAACAGCCCGTGACCAACGGAGAAGTGCcgaacagcagcaaaaaacagCCAG GCATGCCTCCCATTCGGGACTTGGTGAGCCACTCCCCTAACCAGTCAG aTCTGAACCACAGTGGTCTAGGATCCCATTATGAAAATTCTCACTGGGGACCAGTCTCTTCAAATAGTGACTCCAGCACAAACTGGGATAAAGTTATTGTAGACGGCTCTGACAAAGAAGCATGGCCATCAATCACTGGCAGTGACCCAGAGTTGACATCAGAATGTATGGACACTGACTCTGCCTCTAGCTCTGGGTCAGAGAGAAACCTCGTTATAATGGCTTCAGGGAGCACAGGTGGTGAAAATGATGGCATTCGAAATGGCATTGGACATGGttctcaaaataagtttgtggttGGTAGCAACAGCAATAATGTGGGCAATGGAAGTATTAATGGGCCATGGGGTTTATCCCATGGAACCCTAATAAGCACATGTCAAGTTTCTGTGGATGCTCCTGACAGCAAATCTGAAAGTAGCAACAATAGAATGAATGCTTGGGGCACCATAAACTCTTCATCAAATGGAGGGTTAAATCCAAGCACTTTGAATTCGAATGGCAACCATGGTGCCTGGCCTGTATTGGAGAACAATGGACATGCCCTGAAAGGGTCTGTAGGGAGTGGTAATCCTGGCACAAATATTCAGTGCAGTACCATAGGTCAGATATCTAATAATCAGAGTATTAACTCTAAAGTGGGTGGTTCAGCCCATGGTTCCTGGGGAAGCCTTCAGGAAAATTGTGATTCTGAAGTAAATGGTACAAGGAAGGTTTCATTCAGTGGGCAACCTCAAAACCTTAACACTGAAATGAATGGACCAAATAACACTACTAACTTTATGACCTCTAGTTTACCAAACTCTGCTGGTTCAGTGCAGATTAACGAACTGCCTAATAATACAGGGCATGGGGCCTGGCGCGTGAGCACAATGAATCATTCTCAGATTCAGGCCTCTCCAGTTACAAATGGCACTTCCATTTCTCATCTTAGCAATGGTGAGGCGAAAAGTGGTGGGTCTTACGGTACTACATGGGGTGCCTATGGTTCTAATTACTCTGGAGACAAATGTTCAGGCCCAAACAGCCAAGCTAATGGTGACACTGTGAATGCAACTCTAATGCAGCCAGGCATTAGTGGGCCTGGCAGCACTAACTTTCAAATCAATGGGAATAAAGGAGGAGGGGTGTGGGAGGCAGGGACAGTCAACTCCCAGAGTATGCCATGGGGAAATGGAAATGGTGCAAGTGCTGGCGGAAGTAGAAGAGGATGGGGCAACCCTGCACAAAACACTGGCACTAACATTTCAAATGGGGAATGGAGTAAACTGCCTAGTAATCAGCATTCCAATGAAAGCGTAAATGGAAATAGTAGGAAGTTTACAAATGGATGGAAATCTACTGAAGAGGATGACCTTAACAGCCAGAGTTCTGCTGCATCTCAGATAACTGAGCAGAACAGCGCATGGGCCAAAACAGGTACGGGGGATAGCGAAGGTAGTACGGAGAGCACTGGATGCCATGAAGATAGAGCAACTACAGAAGGACAGACTcgagagagaagaaaagttgaCCAGCATGCATTACTCCAAAGTATAGTGAACAGAACTGACTTAGATCCACGTGTCCTTTCCAACTCTGGTTGGGGACAGACTCCAATCAAACAGAACACTGCCTGGGATACCGAAACATCACCAAGAGGTGAAAGAAAAGCTGACAATGGGACAGAGGCCTGGGGAGGCTCTGTGACACAGACTTCCAGCTCAGGGGGATGTGTGGATAGACCTAGccctaataataataatgataccTCATCTGTATCAGGGTGGGGAGATCCAAAGTCTGCTACAAGGTGGGGAGACTCCAAAGGGTCAAACAGCCAAGGGGGGTGGGAAGAGGATTCTGCTGCTACAGTAATGGTCAAGAGCAATCAATCGTGGGGAAGTGGCAAAGAGGAAAAGTCATCTTGGAACGATGCACAGAAAATCAAACAGGGATGGGTAGATGGACAAAAGGCCAGCCAGGGTTGGGCAGTTTCTGCCAGTGAGAGCTGGGGAGAAAATTCAAGGAGTAACCATTGGGGTGAGGCTAAGAAATCCAGTTCAGGAGGTAGCGACAGTGACAGATCAGTATCTGGTTGGAATGAGCCAGGTAAATCAAATTCTGTTACTTGGGGAGGCAGTAACACAAACCCAAATAACTCATCCGGATGGGATGAGCCTGCAAAGTCTAATCAGAACCAGGGCTGGGGAGACCCTCCTAAATCCAATCAGCCTCAAGGTTGGGGGGATTCATCAAAGCCAATCAACTCTCCAGAATGGAACAAACAAGATGTTGGATCTTGGGGAGCACCGTCTGCCACCAGTAAACCGCCAGGGTCAGGCTGGTTGGGAGGACCAATGCCAACACCAGCAAAGGAAGAAGAACCCACTGGCTGGGAGGAGCCATCCCCTGAATCAATACGCCGTAAGATGGAAATTGATGATGGAACTTCTGCTTGGGGTGATCCAAGCAAATACAACTACAAAAATGTGAATATGTGGAATAAAAATGTCCCAAACAGTAGCAGCAGTTCAGACCAGCAAGCACAGGTACATCAGCAGCTACTGTCTTCAAGTGCCATGTCTAGCAAGGAGAGCAGTTCTGGTTCTG GTTGGGGAGAGCCTTCTACTCCAGCCACTACTGTAGATAATGGAACTTCAGCGTGGGGTAAACCCATGGATACTGGTACTAGCTGGGGAGAACCCATCAGTgatgcagcaggcacctctggctGGGGAAATGCTTCTCTTGGTCAACAGGCTTCAAATAAACCTG GGCCTAAATCTATGCAAGACAGCTGGTGTGGAGATGATATGCCGTTGACAGGCAGTCGTCAGACCAgctgggaggaagaagaggatgtAGAAATTGGAATGTGGAATAGCAGTTCCTCACAAGAAGCTAACCCATCTTTAAATTGGCCACCGTATATGAAAAAAATGCCTGCAAAG ggaataATGAAAGGTGGAAATAAGCAAGATGAAACATGGATCAATCCATTCATTAAGCAATTCACAAATCTCAGTTTTTCA AGAGAATCACCAGAGGAAACCATACAGAGCAATAAGATGGACATGTCTGGAG GGATATTGCAAGATAAGCGTATGGAGATGGATAAGCATGGCCTGAATGTTGGAGATTACAATCGTGTGGTTGGAAAAGGCCCTGGTTCTCGTCCTCAGATTTCCAAAGAGTCTTCCATGGATCGCAGTCCTTATTTTGATAAG GATGGCATTGTAGCAGACGAGTCCCAAAACATGCAGTTTATGTCCAATCAAAACATGAAGCTTCCCCCTTCAAATAGTGCACTACCTAACCAAGCCCTTGGCTCCCTAGCAGGGCTGGGTATGCAAAACTTGAATTCTGTTAGACAG aatGGCAATCCCAGTATGTTTGGTGTTGGTAATATAGCAGCACAGCCCAGGAGCATGCAGCAGCCTCCAGCACAACCTCTTAATTCATCTCAGCCTAATCCACGTGCTCAAGTGCCTCCTCCATTACTGTCCCCTCAG GTTCCAGTATCATTACTGAAGTATGCACCAAACAACGGTGGCCTGAGCCCACTTTTTGGCCCACAACAACAGGTAGCCATGTTGAATCAACTGTCCCAGTTAAACCAGCTTTCTCAGATCTCCCAGTTACAG CGGTTGTTGGCTCAGCAGCAAAAAGCGCAGAATCAAAGAAGCATGCCTTCTGGTGGTCGTcaacagcaggagcagcag ggTCGATCTCTTAGTATGCAGCAACAGATGATGCAACAGTCCCGTCAGCTTGATCCAAACCTGTTAATGAAGCAGCAAACTCCACCCTCTCAACAGCAGTCACTCCATCAACCCACCATGAAATCTTTCCTTGAGAATGTCATACCCCATGCTACTCCTGAGCTACAAAAAGGGCCATCACCAATAAATGCGTTCAGCAGCTTCCCTATAG GAATGAACTCAAACTTGAATGTAAACATGGATATGAACAGTATTAAAGAGCCACAGTCTCGACTGAGGAAATGGACAACAGTAGACAGCATTTCTGTGAACACATCGTTAGATCAAAACTCCAGCAAACACG GTGCTATTTCAAGTGGTTTTAGGCTGGAAGAGTCGCCATTTGTTCCATATGACTTTATGAACAGCAGTAATTCACCAGCCAGTCCTCCTGGATCTATTGGGGATGGCTGGCCCCGTGCCAAATCGCCTAACGGCTCTAGCAGTGTTAACTGGCCACCAG AATTTCGTCCTGGTGAGCCATGGAAAGGTTATCCAAACATCGACCCTGAAACTGACCCTTACGTCACTCCTGGCAGTGTCATAAACAATCTTTCAATTAATACTGTGCGGGAAGTTGACCACCTCAGGGACAGGAACAGTG gGTCATCCTCATCTTTGAACACCACGCTGCCTTCAACTAGTGCCTGGTCATCCATTCGTGCCTCCAACTACAATGTTTCCCTCAGCAGTACAGCACAAAGCACTTCAG TAGCCAGAAACAGTGATTCCAAATCAACATGGTCTCCTGGATCAGTCACTAACACCTCTCTGGCTCATGAGCTGTGGAAGGTCCCTTTGCCACCTAAAAGCATCACTGCTCCGTCCCGCCCACCTCCAGGGCTAACAGGCCAGAAACCACCTTTATCCACTTGGGATAACTCCCTTCGTTTGGGTGGAGGATGGGGAAATTCTGATGCCAGATATACCCCTG gTTCAAGCTGGGGTGAGAGCAGCTCAGGGAGAATAACAAATTGGCTTGTTCTAAAAAACCTTACACCTCAG atTGATGGCTCAACCTTGCGTACTCTGTGCATGCAGCACGGTCCACTAATAACATTCCACCTTAACCTCCCACATGGTAATGCTTTGGTCCGTTACAGTTCAAAAGAAGAGGTAGTGAAGGCACAAAAATCTCTGCACAT GTGTGTATTAGGGAACACTACTATTCTTGCTGAGTTTGCCAGTGAAGAGGAGATTAGTCGCTTCTTTGCACAAGGCCAGTCTCTGACTCCGTCTCCTGGCTGGCAATCTCTTGGATCCAGCCAGAACCGACTTGGATCCATTGACGGTTCCCATTCGTTCTCAAACCGTAATGATCTAAATCACTGGAATGGTGCTGGGCTGTCGGGAACTAGCAGTGGAGACCTTCATGGCACTTCACTTTGGGGGAGCCCCAACTATTCCACGAGCCTGTGGGGCACCCCGAGCAGCAATGACACCAGGGGAATTAGCAGCCCATCCCCCATCAACGCTTTCCTTTCTGTTGACCACCTAGGTGGAGGTGGAGAGTCCATGTAA